Proteins encoded by one window of Thermobaculum terrenum ATCC BAA-798:
- a CDS encoding cysteine desulfurase-like protein, which translates to MKVEHFEAILRARQEFPSVTAPGAPVFFDNPGGTQVPHQVVEAISYYLTHNNANSHGAFETSKRTDTLVEDARQAMADFLGADSPDEIVFGPNMTTLTFSISRALGRILRPGDEIVVTTLDHDANVAPWLLLAEDKGLTIRTVDINPEDCTLSVDSLHGAINPRTRIIAVTHASNAVGTIVDVQDITRIGHEVGALVFVDAVHYAAHGPINVTAIGCDMLACSAYKFFGPHVGVLYIRRDLSEMLRPYKVRPAYDRPPYKWETGTPSYELLAGITSAVDHIASLGSGNTRRERILSAMHTIQEYEAYIGKPLLEGLLSLPVKVYGIRDLSRWHERVATFAFRCESIHPRDMAQMMAEKGFNVWDGNYYALSLMQRLGLEGSGGAVRVGLAHYNTREEVDRFLNTLEDIVVGSGV; encoded by the coding sequence ATGAAAGTTGAGCACTTTGAGGCGATCTTGAGAGCTCGGCAGGAGTTTCCATCCGTAACTGCACCAGGCGCTCCCGTGTTTTTCGATAACCCTGGGGGTACGCAGGTACCACATCAGGTCGTGGAGGCTATATCTTACTACTTGACACATAACAATGCCAACTCACATGGAGCCTTTGAGACTAGTAAAAGGACAGATACCTTAGTAGAAGATGCGCGTCAAGCTATGGCAGATTTTCTAGGAGCCGATTCTCCTGATGAGATAGTGTTCGGCCCAAACATGACTACTCTCACCTTTTCTATTAGTCGAGCTTTAGGTAGGATCCTACGACCTGGTGATGAGATCGTGGTTACAACTCTTGATCACGATGCCAATGTTGCGCCCTGGCTATTGTTAGCTGAGGATAAGGGGCTTACTATTCGGACAGTCGATATCAATCCAGAGGATTGCACGCTCAGTGTTGATTCCCTGCATGGAGCTATAAATCCTCGTACCCGTATTATAGCTGTAACCCATGCGTCCAACGCAGTTGGAACGATAGTCGACGTACAAGACATAACTAGGATAGGGCACGAAGTAGGAGCGCTTGTCTTTGTAGACGCTGTCCACTATGCCGCGCACGGACCAATCAATGTAACGGCTATCGGGTGTGATATGCTTGCTTGTTCAGCCTACAAGTTCTTTGGTCCACATGTAGGCGTGCTCTATATTCGGCGAGATCTCTCGGAAATGCTAAGACCGTATAAAGTCAGGCCAGCATATGATAGGCCACCCTATAAGTGGGAAACGGGGACTCCAAGCTACGAACTTTTGGCAGGAATTACCTCTGCTGTGGATCATATAGCCTCTCTAGGTAGCGGGAATACTAGGAGGGAAAGAATCCTATCCGCTATGCACACTATTCAAGAATATGAAGCCTATATAGGTAAGCCATTGTTGGAAGGATTGCTTTCTTTACCAGTGAAAGTCTACGGCATTAGAGATCTGAGTAGATGGCATGAGAGGGTTGCCACATTCGCCTTTAGGTGTGAAAGTATCCATCCCCGGGATATGGCTCAGATGATGGCTGAAAAGGGATTTAATGTATGGGATGGAAACTATTATGCTCTCTCGCTTATGCAGAGGCTGGGACTTGAAGGTAGTGGTGGTGCAGTGCGCGTAGGGTTAGCCCACTATAATACACGTGAAGAGGTTGATCGTTTCCTTAATACCCTAGAGGATATTGTAGTGGGTAGTGGTGTTTAG
- a CDS encoding nitroreductase family deazaflavin-dependent oxidoreductase: MPGRNGPYLKPGWFVKNLVNPLLMKLGLVPVLVVRGRKTGKMRSVPVNVLEYQGQKYLVAPRGNTDWVLNLRSAGEGMIRFKGKTEHFRAVEVPDQDKPPIIQAYLQKWGAQVKKQFEVLPEPAHHPIFRMESSTTEMG; the protein is encoded by the coding sequence GTGCCCGGTAGAAATGGTCCCTATCTCAAGCCAGGATGGTTCGTAAAAAACCTGGTCAACCCTTTATTGATGAAGCTAGGATTAGTACCTGTGCTTGTGGTTCGTGGCAGAAAGACGGGTAAGATGCGAAGTGTGCCCGTTAATGTACTTGAGTACCAAGGTCAGAAATATCTTGTCGCACCTAGGGGCAATACCGACTGGGTGCTTAATCTGAGATCCGCGGGAGAAGGCATGATACGCTTCAAAGGAAAGACTGAACACTTTAGAGCTGTAGAGGTCCCAGACCAAGATAAGCCTCCTATTATTCAAGCTTACCTTCAAAAGTGGGGAGCTCAGGTAAAGAAGCAGTTTGAAGTTTTGCCTGAACCAGCTCATCATCCTATTTTCAGAATGGAGAGCTCTACAACGGAAATGGGCTAA